Proteins encoded together in one Carassius auratus strain Wakin chromosome 32, ASM336829v1, whole genome shotgun sequence window:
- the LOC113051334 gene encoding USP6 N-terminal-like protein gives MKKDIEVLIAEERAEIISKYNKGRDAGVQIDPWEDADYSIYRVTDRFGFLHEEELPTPSALEEKQKLVEIERVQKWLKMLKNWSKYRNSDRMIKRVYKGIPLQLRGQTWALLLDVEKVKSDNAGKYERMKEQAQLYSPEIKQIDLDINRTFRNHIMFMDRFGVKQQSLFHVLSAYSVYNTEVSYCQGMSQIAAILLMFMNEEEAFWALSQLLTNQKHAMHGFFVPGFPKLQRFQNHHDQILSKLLPKLKKHLDKEQMFSGIYSTKWFLQCFIDRTPFTLTLRLWDVFILEGEKVLTAMAYNILQLHKKRLLKMSLEDLREFLQEKIGESIYLNDDIVIEQLKVSMSELRKMKLDLPPPAKPDEFPRKPLGLELPVVLTPVRRPKPSPSGDTPNKAQLIKRPPASLHISLQQESITLDDSLSQEKKPYKDGGTDSMSPLPSPDPILVHSQIPLTPDGMIGAPEDGGEWPPPYEPPVPELNETHNQREMYDPTSPPIVDDKKPSQTSQNLEQDTSETAGGSVAVDLPSHNFKSVSVQPFAVSGSENYGDVESQNMDSFSKRLSISCEISSTARELSELPAKRIPTVHSDPLFQHPPHSSQHMPKSETF, from the exons ATGAAGAAGGACATTGAGGTGCTGATagcagaggaacgtgctgagatCATCTCTAAATATAATAAG GGTAGAGACGCAGGAGTTCAGATCGATCCTTGGGAGGATGCAGACTACAGCATATACAGAGTCACAGATCGCTTTGGATTTCTTCA TGAAGAAGAATTACCCACACCCAGTGCCCTTGAAGAGAAG CAAAAACTGGTGGAGATTGAGAGGGTGCAGAAATGGTTGAAGATGCTGAAGAACTGGAGCAAGTACAGGAACAGTGACCGG ATGATTAAGAGGGTGTATAAAGGCATCCCACTACAGCTCAGAGGACAGACCTGGGCCCTGCTACTGGACGTCGAGAAAGTCAAGAGCGACAATGCAGGAAAATATGAG AGAATGAAGGAGCAAGCCCAGCTGTACTCTCCAGAAATCAAACAGATTGACCTTGACATCAACAGGACCTTTCGAAACCACATCATGTTTATGGATCGATTCGGTGTAAA GCAACAGTCTTTGTTCCATGTGCTCTCTGCGTACTCTGTTTACAATACG GAAGTGAGTTACTGTCAGGGCATGAGTCAGATTGCTGCCATACTGTTAATGTTCATGAATGAAGAAGAAGCATTCTGGGCTTTGTCACAGCTCTTAACCAATCAGAAACATGCCATGCATG GATTCTTTGTTCCTGGTTTTCCCAAACTTCAGCGTTTCCAAAACCACCACGACCAGATTCTCTCCAAACTTTTACCCAAACTAAAGAAGCATTTG GATAAGGAGCAGATGTTCAGTGGGATTTACAGCACGAAATGGTTCCTTCAATGTTTTATTGACCGG ACCCCATTCACTCTGACCTTACGTCTGTGGGATGTCTTCATCCTAGAGGGTGAGAAAGTTCTGACAGCCATGGCTTACAACATCCTTCAGCTCCACAAAA AACGACTGCTTAAGATGTCTCTGGAGGACCTGAGAGAGTTCCTGCAGGAGAAGATAGGAGAGTCCATCTACCTCAATGATGACATTGTCATAGAGCAACTTAAGGTTTCCATGTCTGAACTTCGCAAAATGAAGCTTGACCTCCCACCACCAG CTAAGCCTGATGAGTTTCCACGGAAGCCTCTGGGTCTGGAGCTGCCTGTCGTTCTGACTCCGGTCAGACGCCCCAAACCGAGCCCCTCAGGAGATACGCCCAACAAAGCCCAGCTCATCAAACGGCCACCTGCCTCTCTGCACATCTCTCTACAGCAGGAGTCCATCACGCTGGATGACAGCCTTTCACAGGAAAAGAAGCCTTACAAAGATGGAGGGACTGACAGCATGTCTCCCCTCCCCTCACCCGACCCCATTCTAGTGCACAGCCAGATTCCCCTCACACCTGATGGAATGATAGGAGCCCCTGAGGACGGCGGAGAATGGCCTCCTCCATATGAACCTCCTGTACCTGAGCTTAATGAGACCCACAACCAACGAGAGATGTATGACCCCACTTCACCTCCAATTGTGGATGACAAGAAGCCTTCACAAACATCTCAGAACTTGGAGCAGGACACTTCAGAGACAGCTGGAGGCAGTGTGGCGGTTGATTTACCCTCACACAATTTCAAATCTGTTTCAGTGCAGCCTTTTGCCGTTTCCGGTTCTGAAAATTATGGGGATGTTGAAAGTCAAAATATGGACAGTTTTTCAAAGAGACTCTCCATATCATGTGAGATCTCCTCAACAGCGCGTGAGCTGTCAGAGTTACCAGCCAAACGAATCCCCACAGTGCATTCAGACCCTTTGTTTCAGCACCCGCCTCATTCCAGCCAGCACATGCCCAAATCAGAGACATTTTAA